Proteins from a genomic interval of Plasmodium reichenowi strain SY57 chromosome 11, whole genome shotgun sequence:
- a CDS encoding protein GCN20 — protein sequence MMEELFKILFELVKIGDEEIQNYLKERIIDEKYEIEKNGVDYFYDLICSYADNKIKRSKIVNIFNKHFKNDNIQNGSNPNNIPNQHVLSIQNNKNLEKLEEVFNFKEYWKDKDMSNYSDPFLGVYEKQINYNTSVPISESLKISKEKEKQKQKQLNLFKEWVKNKPKIPQPVRVHNLLHCSDVGKNKTKMDKLYDIRIDNFNISIGQRSLLSDTTLKINVMNKYGLIGKNGIGKSTLLAKLARYEIEEIKKDISIACIEQELCLENVTVLESVLMVDKLRNDLLLELEQLEARKIKLDPNEEILSNEAEEKNTQKNDTTKNNKHNKNNKNVENMEPIETVESIEQKILDIYEKLNSISYLEAEKEASKILCGLGFDSNLQKKKVNSLSGGMKMRLCLSRILFSNNDIILLDEPTNHLDIYTIQFLIDYIKKLNKTCIIVSHDRDFLNEVCTDIIHFHNHQLTYYSGNYDQFEKTRIEHLLQQQREHDSLELKKKHVQKFIDRFRYNSKRAALVQSRIKLLNKLPVVNLEKEDTPFSFSFLEPFYMSNVLIKLKNVSFKNKMFTNLRVRRNKNILIGDHENETNEETYEDENELDNNGQPVSKTYEDKYKFKHEYLFKNASFEVDMDSRIAICGVNGSGKTTLIKIILNLITVYEGELHVSNKANIGYYSQYHVDCLNPIYNSIQQLQYTYSNKNIKEEEAIKYFNKFNIPTNILYEPIYVLSGGQKSKLALAILAYKNPNVLILDEPSNHLDIESVQALIVALNMYKGGLIIISHDTYLIKHVADEIYHINNITKELVKIDYEFDKYTQLLLNNKI from the coding sequence atgatggaagaactttttaaaattttgttTGAACTGGTCAAAATAGGTGATGAAGAAattcaaaattatttaaaagaaagaaTAATTGATGAGAAATAtgaaatagaaaaaaatggtgtagattatttttatgatttgATTTGTTCTTATGctgataataaaataaagagaagtaaaattgtaaatatttttaataaacattttaaaaatgataatatacaaaatggAAGTAATCCAAATAATATCCCTAATCAACATGTTTTAAGTATacaaaataacaaaaatcTTGAGAAACTAGAAGAAgtctttaattttaaagaatattGGAAAGATAAAGATATGTCAAATTATAGTGATCCCTTTTTAGGTGTATatgaaaaacaaataaattataatactAGTGTCCCAATAAGTGAAAGCTTAAAAATATcgaaagaaaaagaaaaacaaaaacagAAACAACTAAACTTATTTAAAGAATGGGTTAAAAATAAACCTAAAATCCCACAACCAGTAAGGGTACATAATTTATTACACTGTAGTGATGTaggtaaaaataaaacaaaaatggATAAATTGTATGATATAAGAATTGATAATTTCAATATAAGTATCGGACAAAGAAGCTTATTAAGTGATACTAccttaaaaataaatgttatgaataaatatggACTTATAGGGAAAAATGGTATCGGAAAAAGTACCCTTCTAGCCAAATTAGCAAGATACGAAAttgaagaaataaaaaaagatattagCATAGCGTGCATTGAACAGGAATTATGTCTTGAAAATGTGACCGTTTTAGAATCTGTATTAATGGTTGATAAATTAAGAAATGATCTGTTGTTAGAACTTGAACAACTGGAAGCAcgaaaaattaaattagACCCAAACGAAGAAATATTAAGCAATGAAGcggaagaaaaaaatacacaaaaaaatgatacaacaaaaaataataaacataataaaaataataaaaatgttgaAAATATGGAACCTATCGAAACTGTTGAAAGTAtagaacaaaaaatattagaCATATATGAAAAGTTAAACAGCATTTCCTATTTAGAAGCTGAAAAAGAAGCAAGCAAAATTTTATGTGGATTAGGTTTTGATTcaaatttacaaaaaaaaaaagtaaacTCTTTAAGTGGGGGTATGAAAATGAGATTATGCTTAAGCCGTATCTTATTTAGTAATAATgatatcatattattagaCGAACCAACGAACCATTTAGATATTTACACTATACAATTCTTAattgattatataaaaaaattaaataaaactTGTATTATTGTTTCACATGATAGAGATTTTCTAAACGAAGTGTGTACAgatattattcatttccATAATCATCAATTAACCTATTATTCAGGAAATTATGATCAATTTGAAAAAACCAGAATTGAACATTTATTACAACAACAAAGGGAACATGATTCTCTcgaattaaaaaaaaaacatgtTCAAAAATTTATAGATAGATTCAGATATAATTCAAAAAGAGCAGCCTTAGTTCAAAGTAGAATCAAACTCTTAAATAAATTACCTGTTGTCAATTTAGAGAAAGAAGATACTCCATTCAGCTTTTCCTTTTTAGAACCTTTTTATATGTCGAATGTACTTatcaaattaaaaaatgtttcctttaaaaataaaatgtttaCAAATCTTCGTGTAAGaagaaacaaaaatattttaatagGAGACCACGAAAATGAAACGAATGAAGAAACGTACGAAGATGAAAATGAACTAGATAATAATGGACAGCCTGTTTCAAAAACATACGAAGATAAATACAAATTTAAGCATGAATACCTATTCAAAAATGCTTCTTTTGAAGTAGATATGGACTCTCGAATAGCAATTTGTGGTGTTAATGGTAGTGGAAAAACAAcattaattaaaattattttaaatttaataacaGTTTATGAAGGAGAATTACATGTTAGTAATAAAGCAAATATAGGATATTATTCACAGTATCATGTTGATTGTTTGAACCCTATTTATAATTCAATTCAACAATTGCAATATACCTATTccaataaaaatataaaagaagaagaagctataaaatattttaataaatttaatataccaacaaatattttatacgAACCTATTTATGTTTTGTCGGGAGGTCAAAAAAGTAAACTAGCACTAGCTATTTTAGCTTACAAAAATCCAAATGTTCTAATTTTAGACGAACCGTCAAATCATCTTGATATTGAATCAGTGCAAGCATTAATTGTAGCTTTGAATATGTACAAAGGAGGacttattattatcagTCACGATACCtatttaataaaacatGTAGCAGATGAAATTTAtcacataaataatataactaAAGAACTTGTCAAAATAGATTATGaatttgataaatataCACAATTATTACttaacaataaaatataa